The uncultured Campylobacter sp. genome includes the window GCGCAATAGTAATCATACCGCAAGCAAGCAGCCATATATTTTTCTTTATGGTGTATAGTTCGTCAAATTTATAAACAAATAAAGGTGCAAATGATACCGCTATAATTGGCGCGATAGCAGTCACGCTACCAAAAAGCTGAATCGCCGAGGCATATAACCCCAAAGTCGTGCCATCGCTTAGATAACGCGTTGAAACGATGTCCGCCCTCAAAAATATACACATAAAGCAGATACCTAGAAAAAATGGCAACCCATCTTTAAGAAGAGACAAAATTTTATTAAAATCAAATGTAAAAAATAGCTCTTTATTTAAAAATTTATATATCCAAAGTAAACCTAACGCCATGTAAATACTCTCCAATATATACACAAGAGCATAAAGATAGATATTCGTGACTTCCAGCCAAAATAGTAATGCCAAAATAGTAATCTTTATGATCGTAAAGCAGATATATAGCACGCTTCTATATTTTATCATCGTCTGAGATTGTAAAAAAGCCGTGACTATACCAAATGCCTCGTCTATCAAAATACAAAATCCGAGAACCAAACCCAAATAAAATACTTTTATATCATCACCAAAATATACGAATACCAAAAAAGCAATGTATGCTACTATGCAGA containing:
- a CDS encoding oligosaccharide flippase family protein, with product MSNKIKFIKNIFWLLFEHGIRIGGSIVTASILARVLGVEKYGIFQYLLGLIVIFKSLSYVNPAEIMVPRLTNADAMQRRYLMGGGFFIRAFFCIVAYIAFLVFVYFGDDIKVFYLGLVLGFCILIDEAFGIVTAFLQSQTMIKYRSVLYICFTIIKITILALLFWLEVTNIYLYALVYILESIYMALGLLWIYKFLNKELFFTFDFNKILSLLKDGLPFFLGICFMCIFLRADIVSTRYLSDGTTLGLYASAIQLFGSVTAIAPIIAVSFAPLFVYKFDELYTIKKNIWLLACGMITIALFTSMAMYFLSPILISLIFGAKFHDAVEIFRYLLFILPFIFLNEALNLYIIKMKLGKLLIYKWGLALGGAVVAYLYFIPVYGAVGTVVGLGVGYFVVCILGAVIILNDKGDL